A window of Globicephala melas chromosome 2, mGloMel1.2, whole genome shotgun sequence genomic DNA:
CATTACCAGGAGGCTGAGAAGCTGCGAGGACGGCCCTTGGGGCCAGTGGACAAGTACCGCGTGAGGAAGAAGTTCCCGCTGCCGCGCACCATCTGGGATGGCGAACAGAAGACACACTGCTTCAAGGAGCGCACGCGGCACCTGCTTCGGGAATGGTACCTGCAGGACCCATACCCTAACCCCAGCAAAAAGCGTGAGCTCGCCCAGGCAACCGGACTGACCCCCACACAGGTGGGCAACTGGTTCAAAAACCGCCGACAAAGGGACCGGGCGGCTGCAGCCAAGAACAGGTCGGTACCTAAAGGCCTTCTCTGAGCCTTGAACTCaccagggagggagagggtgacCGCACCCCCCGCGCCCTTACCCAAGGCCTGGAGACTTGGATTTCGTAGGAATTGGGATGGGATTGAGGTCTTCGGTTTTGAGCCCACTGCGTTCTGGGATCCTGGGTCAGGGTTTCCTTCCGAGCTTTTGATTCCCCAccctttctttttggttcttggCGCCTGGGGGTCGCTCCAGCAGCTGGTTCCAGTCACCAAACCAAGGCTACAttgagagggagaaggaaagaaaaattaaaatcccaTAAGCAATTACAGACCCCAAGGCCCAAAGCTAATTCTTGTCAGCCCGGGCCCAGGCTCCTATTATTAAGTGAAGCCTGGCTTATTAGCAGTGTGGCAGTTTAGTGTTGTCATTTTTAAAGCCCAGATGCATCCTTCTCTAATGCTTTGAAATTTCTAACTTATGTCTGTAAGAAGTGGAAAGTCAAGTTCTACTCTTCCCACGTGTGGGCAGCCCTGTCTCAAAACGGCAAACTAGTTGGCAGAGGTTTTTCATTCCCCAGCATGTGGCTCTCAATCAGCCAAATATTTTGACCAAGAACCCAGCCTTTTCTCCCAGGTCCAAAGCCTCTGTGGAATCGTCAGGCCGCCCTTTTTGCCAGCCTCGGGGCACTCACACAGGCGTATGCCCTAGGAAGACGCAGGCTGGGAAAGGGGTCTCCTGTCCCAGAGCCTGACCTCTCCTTGTCACCCACACCTCATTTATCCTGAGAGCATTGTAAATCTCCCAAAGGTGACCAACACCAGGAACGACCTTGCGAGCACAGCATCCCAAAGATTGGGGAGATAGGGAGCCAAGAAAGGActaagaaggaggagggggcaaCCGCAGGGCTCCACAGAACAGCCGCCGCACGCCTCCTGCCCGGCCTCTGTTGCCTCGTCTTACCCGCTTTAACTGCCCGGGTCTAAGGGAGAGTCGCTGACTGCTGGGCTTAAGGGATGCGGACCGGGGGACGGGGGTACCGGCGGCTATGTTACACACAGTGACTCGTTTCCTTTCCTTCCCCGTAGGCTTCAGCAGCAGGTCCTGTCGCAGGGCCCCGGCCGGGCGCTAAGGGCCGAGGAAGAGGGCACGCCCGAGGTGCTGGGCACCGCCGCCAGCCCGGCCGCCAGCCTGTCCAGCAAGGCAGCCACTTCGGCCATCTCCATCACGTCCAGCGACAGCGAGTGCGACATCTGAGCTGCCCGCCCAGCACTCTCAGAAACAGAATTCGGtgtaaaaaacaagacaaacaaaatgaaggagagagaaaggacgaGAGACCAAGCAACCCAGCGCTTGCGAATCCAGGTGGCCAGGGACCCGCGGGCTCGGGTTGCCGTGTCCGCCCCGCGGCCTGACCCGTTCCACTGGCGCCCTCCGGCTGCTACCACAAGGGCCCGCGGTGAGGCCAGACCCAGCTCCACGTTCTCCTTGCTTTGCTTTTTCCCAAGGATTTTGCTGCAAAGATGCCTCCGGAACCCGAACTGCACGCTGAGAGCCTGCCCTGAATCTCCTGTGGGTATTTCACATCGAAAGGACGCTGTTACATATGTATAACTTttgctttaaagttttttttaacaaaacatatatatgttgtttatttacttatttaagagACTGCATGGTAGGTTTCTCTGTATCCAGAGAACTTGCTGTTTCTAAAGGTGCAGGGTGAAGCCGATGGGTTCTGTGTGAAGAAGCCAAACAATAAAAACCTGGTGAGCAACCTTTCTTAATTAAGAGAGCTGCTCTCAGAttcctaaaaagaaaacagagagatcTTTCTCTTGGGAACCCAGGTAGGGGTCCTTGTGCAAATGGTCTCAGGAGCGTCTTCTCTGTATCTTTTGCCTTTTCTGATGTCTcctggtatatttttaaaacagcccAAGGTAGGTCCATAACCACTTCCTTGTCAAattgcatgcatgtgtgtatgtatgtacatacatatgcgTGCATGTGTGATATATTTAAACCTAGAAACTGGCAACATGATCATCCCCTATAAGGCAACTCCCTCGCATCCCCAGCACAGATAACTAACTATGGCTTGTCCATTTGATACTCACTTGGCTTTCAGGAACAATTTTGGAAGCCAAACTCTGGAACTCAATAGTGAgttctattttataaaaatacaagacTATTCCAACAGAGGCTCTGCAATGAGAAAGGTTTTCCATCTCCTTTGAGGCCCCCCACCCGTACAAAAGCAGTAGGTACCCATAATCATGCAAGTGAGCACATACTGCATTTAGTATTGAACTTGTactaaaataagacaaaagaagATAGGAGAGGTTGTAATAACTAGACTAGCATCTTCTCAACGCAGAAGCAGGTTTTAATCAAATGCATTGTTTTCAACAAAACGGATACTGAGATGGGGGAAAGGATGTAATCATGTCACATAGTGAGGTCAAATAGAAGGCTGCAGAGAAAGGactggcattttaaaaatctgatcgTTGTATTGAACATGAAACAAGTTATCTAGAGCCTCGTTGTCCTGTAATGGCCtctattaaaaatatcaaatattctcAGGATTAAATTTGTCCTCCCAAAGTGTGCAGGTGCACACAggcacatagacacacacataccaaaaacaaaacaaaacaaaacaaaccacctACTGTCCTAGCACTAAAAAAGTAAATGCTACCTGGAAGGGTCTCTAAGCTTTTTCCTAGTGAAATGGATTGCATATTCTAAAATTTGACATTGATCTTTAAATCACTTGAGCTGAACTTCCTCCTGGAGCACCCGCCCTCACTTCCACCGTTGGACTTCTTTCAATTTGCCTCTCCGTCCTTAGCAGATGCTCTTTGGTTCAGAAGCCTGCTAACTTATTTGGGTAGAAGTGCCAATGtgcaaaccaaacaaaaataagtgAAGTCATGGAAGACAAAAAGCAGTCAAATGGCAAGATATATGGGGAAAGACCAGGACATGAATAAGGGCTGATTTTTAGTTTCTAAATCACTTAAACAGATTTGGCCTCGTTTGGGCTGTATAAATGGTTGTCTTTGTATACCGGGACCCTTATCCAGAGAATTGTTGACAATCAAAACCCTCTTGCACAAGAGCTCTACATGGAAGGAGTGGGGAAGTCTTTGTGATCAAGCTGGTGTTCTTCCGGAAAGCAACCAAATGCCCTTCTGTGGGTCCTGAAAGGCTAGGATGGTAGAGCTTCTTCAaggctctattttatttcctagaGCCCGTGGTACTTCCTAGAATGCCAAGAAGCAGGACCAGGACTCCAAAGAGAAGGGAGGCATCTAGACTACAAAATTTAAAGAGGCATTCACTCTCAAGGTCAAGCAAGTGCACAGCATCTGGGAGTGAGtacctccttaaattttgcactcTAGGTGCCTCCCTTGCCTCACCCTAGCCCTGAATCTGCTAAGGAGTATCGCTCTTCAACGAAAAATCAATAGATTTCCAGTTTTGTTCCCCAGTCAGACTCCATCCTAACTACACAGCTGTCTAGACCAGCATTTGAAGAAAATAGCTGGCAAATTTTATCTCTTAAGCTGATGCTtccaggtctaagagggaaggaaaaggactAATTAGTGGAACGATGTGAAGGAATTTAAGATTCTAAAAGTCCCACGCCACTCGGCAGTTCAAATGATGCCTAAGAGCAGAAGGATGTGTCCATTCTGCAttctcaaggggaaaaaaagggggggtaacATAACATAAACATAGTTCTTAGCAAGGACTAAACTTTCTTtttacaaatactttttaaataatgcttAATTGTGTGGCAAAAAAGAGAAGGCCAAACAGTGATGGAGgatttttcttcctgctttggtGAAAGCCTTTAAAGTACATCTAATTTGCTTAAAGTAACATGCTGCCTAAGGGTTACATTATAAAGTAACTATTTTGTTTCACcaatttgttgatttatttatataatttcactTTAGCATCTTAAGAAGTGACacattatttaaaagatttttttaaatgtttatctgaAACCTGGTGGCACCTAACTATGAATAATCATTCTTTGTGAATAATCAATTCATTGATGATTACTTGCTGGAAATTGGTCCAAATCTTCACAcagatttactttattttaattggtCCAAATCTTCCCATGGACAGGTAAAgtttttcgttttctttttaagatattttttccttatcaGCTTTATCCTGGTCTAGAAAGgggttctttgttgttgttgttgtttttgtttttaattctagttACTAGCAGTGCTGAAGGTTTCTGAATCTGGAGAAATACTTATGATGAtgggtttcttttcttaaaattcttttcctataACAATTTCCCCCAAAGCAGTTACTGCAGCAGAGTAGAAAGAAGCTGCATTTTTACATTTCAACCgatctgaccagtgtgaggatTTAACCCTCAGCCCCAGCTTGGGCTCCTTTACGGGTAATAAATATTTCAACCACCCGGCAGTTAAACCAAAAGCGCGACAGCTCCTGCGCCCCAAATGCCGCAGTTCCTCTGTCCTCCACTTTAATGACCCACTCGGCTTCCACGGTCGCCCTCGTACCCCATCCCACCCCGACTCCCTGTGCCGCCTTTCCCAACACCAGTTTGTTTATAAAAATCTGGGAGGGAGGGTatgagaggctgggggtgggggaagacttGTTCTTTGTTTACATTAAACAAATGACAGGCAAAGAGCTCAAGCAAAATCTTCCTTGACCTCGTTCCTTCTCCCCAGttttaacaaaaaggaaaaaaatattgtatcCAACGACAGAGTGAATAGGGCGGGAGAAGAGAAGCAGCTTGTCGCTCTATTCATCCGGGACGCGGGAGCGCCGACGATTTCCGCTCCTATTGTGAGGCGGGGCCGGGGGTCGGCGGTGAATGGGGGGGTGGTCCGCCGACGGCCCGCGGGGCTGTCAGGCGGCTCAGCGTAATCAGGGCTAATGACGGTGGCCGGGCGCTCCGCGGGACAATGCGCGGGGCCGCGGGGTTTTGTCGGTCTGAATGGCTAATAGGTTTGCCTGGGGGCTGCGAGGGGGGCGGTgtcgggaggaggaggaggagaggggagaaggagtCATTGTCCGCGCACTGGCCCGGGCGCCGAGGCGCGTCCCTCTGCCGCGCGGCCGCCCCCATGCCCGGAGCAGCCGACTGGAAGGCCGCGGCGGGGAGGCCCCCTGGAGGCCTGATGGGAAATGGCGGCCGGAGCGGTGGGCGCGTGGGTCTCCTAGGGGAGGCAGCCTGGAGCGAGGAAGTGGAGCCCGAACTTTGCTCCCCAGAAGAAGCCTAGAGTGGGCCCGCAGTACCCGGGAAGGTGGGCCCTTCCTCCAGGCTCCGGATCGCGACTCTGTGAGGTGACAACTCCACACACCCACCTTTTCCGTCCGGCGCCCTGGGAGCTCTCAGACTTGTAGGCCTCGAGCCACTCCTATTGTTAGACTGCCTGACATACAGATCGAAGAAAGAAACCTCTCAACATGCGGGCGTggggaagaattaaataaaaaccgAGGTGAGGGGATAAACAGCCACAGGTGCACTCTGGCAGCAGCTGAGGCGCTCGTCCGCCCTCGAGCCTCTGACAGCGCGGCGGTTCGTGAGCCTAGAACGGGAGGAGGCGGCCAGCGCCGCAGGACTGTCGCGCGGGTCTGGGCCTGCGCAAGTTGCTGCCGCGTGCGTCGGGCCCCTACGCAAGGGGCCTGCGCAGGCGGGCCGCGAGCGTCGGACCTGGACACGCCGCCGAGAGCAGCTAGGCGTGGCCGGGGAGGAGAGTAGAATTTGCCACCGCCGTCTCTCGGCAGCTCCGAGCTAGTCTCCGAGGAGGGACGGGAGAGCAGAGGGGCTCCAGGCTCAAGAAGCGGAATTTGCGCACCCGGCAGATCCACAGGGTCAGCCGTCGGGGCGGGGACCCAGAGCAGGGCTCCCTGAGAACCACATGTCCGCGACCGCACAATTAAACTCTGGCAAGCCGCCACCGGAGCCCCCTTCTTTTGCAAACTTGGCCGCTTTCGTTTCAGCTCTTAGAAATCTCCTCAGGCTAGATCCTGCCTAGCAGCCCTACTTGCTAGGATTTATAGTCCCAAACTTCTTTAGACGTACCCTACCGTGAGGGATCGAACTCCTTGTCTGGAGACAAAGGGGTGTAAGGCCGATCCCAGGGCAGAACAAGCAGTTTCACGCCTCAGTGCCTCTCTTCTAACTGTTTCCGCTTGCCCAGTGGTTTCCTCTGCCCAGAACGTCGCCCCCTACCTCGATGGCTAACCTGTCAATCCATCAGTCCTGCCCCTCCTCGAAGGAGTCTTTCTAGAATCATTGGGCTCCCCACAGCGACTTTTCCACTTCCTTTTTAATGCTGCCGCCCTACCTTATCTAAACGTCTGTTTTAAAGTTCGTAATACATTTGTGCATTTATTTATCTGTATGTTGGACTCACCCATCACCCCCCCACGAGAGTGTAAGCTCCTTAAGGGCAAGGACTGAATCTTACTCATCTGTATATTCCCAGCGCCTCGCCTaagtagtaggtgctcaatacatatacatatatatatatatatatatatatatatatatatatatatatatatataaaacttggtTTCTGTCCTTGGTTCCAGAAACGGTTTCAGAGCAATAAAGGTGAAAcaggtgtcttttttcttttgactgcgttggctcttcgttgctatgcgggctttctctagctgcagcgagtggtaggttactcttccttgcggtgtgctggcttctcattgcagtggcttctattgttgcagagcaccggctctaggtgcccgggcttcagtagttgtggcacgcgggcttagttgctccgtggcatgcgggatcttccccgaccagagctgggccgtgtcccctgcatcggcaggctccttcttaaccactgcgccaccagggaagccctcaataaatattttttaattgaatgaattaatggatcTTCCTTGAAGCCCTCTGTGTTCTGAATTAATGGAGGAGTTTTGGCAGCTCTGTGCTCATTTGAACAGCAAAGATGACTTATGTTGATGGGACCCAAAGTTCACCTGAATCCTCCCAGCTCAGGTTAATGGCTCGTACCTACTTCTCAGGTTCTCTGGGATGATTCTCCCTTTAGACATACAGTTTTTCAGAATCCTGTGGTTTTGGGTTCATAACATGAACATTATCTTCTCACAAACATATTTTCCCAAATAGAAAGGTACAAGTCATTCCCTTAGGTTTTGAAAATTCTAGCTGTTACACTCTCTGAACCCTGTAGAATATAATTCCTAATAGTTTTTGTCTATAAGATGATAGAAGTTTCACCTTCCAAAATAACACCtcccttcttcttctctctctctctctctcattccctccCCAATTTTAGTTTTGACctacaaattaaaaagtaaatacaaaaaatCACAAATCAGACGAGGTGTCCAATTTTGAAAGTGTGTTGATTTCCACCCCACGCTTAGGCTAACCTGGGGGATGAGGTAGGGGGCAGAGTTTTCATTAAAATCATAAATCACAAAAGCCCTGTGAATAACTACTGGCTACCAAACtcatctcaattttaaaatttaatggaaaGAAGCAAGTGAACTGTGTGTAATTTTgaattctgataaaatatttataaagctgccaagaggaaaGCCATTTTAGCCT
This region includes:
- the SIX6 gene encoding homeobox protein SIX6, with amino-acid sequence MFQLPILNFSPQQVAGVCETLEESGDVERLGRFLWSLPVAPAACEALNKNESVLRARAIVAFHGGNYRELYHILENHKFTKESHAKLQALWLEAHYQEAEKLRGRPLGPVDKYRVRKKFPLPRTIWDGEQKTHCFKERTRHLLREWYLQDPYPNPSKKRELAQATGLTPTQVGNWFKNRRQRDRAAAAKNRLQQQVLSQGPGRALRAEEEGTPEVLGTAASPAASLSSKAATSAISITSSDSECDI